TCCCCGAGACGAGCGTGTAGACCTTCTCCTCGAGACCCTTGATCTGGCCGTCGAACTGGGTCGCCAGCAGGTCGCGGGCGCCCGACACGATCTGCGGCGGGGCGTCGAGCAGCGCCTTCTCCGCATGGTCCAGCACCGCCGGCGCCTCGGCCACCAGCCGCTGGCCGAGCTTTCCGACCTCCTCGTCGAGGCGCGGCTCGAGCGTGGCCGCCGCCAGCGCGACGATCACGTCGGGCTCGGCGAACTTCTTCACCGTCGAATGGAGGTAGTTGAGGTAGGCACCGACGCCGGCGACCAGCGCGGCGACCGCCAGACTGGTGAGCAGCCGGCGGGTGCCGGCGGCCGCCGCGGTGGAGTCGAGCCGGCGCTCGAGCGCGGCCACGGCGCCGGCGAGATCGCCGGAACGGTCGGCACCGGGAGACGTGTGGGCGGCCATCGGAAACACTCCTCGGGACACGGTGCGGGACAGCGCGAATCGGACGCCGACGGGCTCACGGGGCCGGGGCGGGGTCGGGCGCTTCGGCGGGAGCCGGCGTCGACCGGACCGCTGCCGGCGGCGCCGCGGCCGGCGCGTCGTCGACGGGCCATTGCTCGACGGCACTGTCGACCATCATCAGGACGTTGTGGATGAACCGCTTCTGGAGCCGCGACTCGGCTTCGGTCATGGCGTCGGCGATCGGCAGCTTGTCGAGCAGCGCCGCGAGCCGCTCGCGCTCGGTGGCGATCGTCCGCTCCACCTGCTCGCCGAGACCGGCGCCTTCGGAGATCAGGCCGTCGCGGAGCCGCCCGGCGAGTTGCTCGACGCGGGTCTCGGTGAGTTTGGGGAAATCGCGCTTCAGATCGGCGGCCAGCTTGCGCGCCACGCGCTGCATCGCCTCCTCGGAGCGGGCGCGAACCATCTTCTCGGTGTCGGTGGCGAACGAGTCGGCTTCGGTGGCGATCCGCGACGACATCTCCGGGAGGAGCTTCATCCCGCGCTCCATCGCCAGGTCGCCGTAGGCCGGCACCGCGCCCATCACCTGGGAGGCGAGCTTCTCGCCGAGCGGCGGGCCGATCGCCTCGACCTTCGCCTGGAGCGCCTTCTCGAGCCCTTCGGCCGTGACCTGGCTCTCGAGCGTCTTCCACAGCGACCAGCCGAACAGCCCGGCCATCGCCAGCAGGGCGAGCGAGCCGCCGGTGAGGAGCCAGCGCGTGAGGCGGTTGGCCGACTCGATCTGGTCGAGCCGGCGGTTGCACTCGCCGATCGCCCTGGTGAGGTGGTCGTGTCCGCCGTCGCCGACGGCATCGGGATGGTGCATGGAAGCCCCCTTGGTCTCGTCACGGCTGCCGGCCGGCGCCGGCCCCGCGCCTCCCCTGGCACGGGTGTCCCCGCGGCACGCGATCGTGCCCAGCGGCAGCGAGCCTAGCTTCGTGAATCACGAAAGTCGGCGGCCCCGCCGGCGGGGCGCCCGCTCATCCCTCGCGGAGGGGAGAGGCCGGGGCGCGGTCCACGTCAGGCGAACAGGCCCGTCACCACCCGGCCGGCGACGTCGGTGAGCCGGAAGTCGCGGCCGGCGTGGCGGGACGTGAGGCGCTCGTGGTCGAGGCCCAGCGCCGCCAGGAGCGTGGCGTGGAGGTCGTGCATGTGGACGCGGTCGGCGATCGCGTGATGGCCGAACTCGTCGGTGGCGCCGTGGGCATGGCCGGCGCGGAACCCGCCGCCGGCCAGCCACACCGTGAATCCGGCGGGGTTGTGGTCGCGGCCCGTGCCGTTGTCCTGGGCGTAGGGGGTGCGGCCGAACTCGCCCCCCCACCAGACGATGGTGTCGTCGAGCAGCCCGCGCCGTTTGAGATCCGTGACCAGCGCCGCCACCGGCCGATCGACCGCCCGGGCGTGGTCGAGGTGCTTGGGCATGTTGGAGTGCTGGTCCCAGGCGGGGTTGTTGGAGTTGTCGGTGTAGTTGACCTGCACGAACCGCACGCCGCTTTCCACCAGCCGCCGCGCCAGCAGGCACTGCCGGCCGAAGTTGTCGGTCTCCTTCGCGCCGATGCCGTACAGGGCGAGGGTCTCGGCCGTCTCGTCGGCGATGTCGAAGACGCGCGGCGCCGCCGCCTGCATCCGCGCCGCGAGCTCCTGCGCCGCGATCACCGCCTCCAATTCGCCGTCGCCATGCCGGCCGGCGAGCTGGGCCCGGGCGAGGTCCGAGGCGAGGAGGCGGCCGCGCTCGGCTAGCGCCCCGGTCCGCGCCGGAGCGAGGTTGGGGACGGTCGCCTCGGTGGCCGGTTGGCCGGCACGGCCGACCGCCGTGCCCTGGTGGATCGCGGGGAGGAAGGCATGGCCGTAGTTGCGCGGGCCACCGTTGGCCAGTGCCGGCGACAGGCTCACGAACCCCGGCAGGTCGGCGTTCTCGCTGCCGAGTCCGTAGTGGACCCACGCTCCCATGCTCGGGCGGATCGCCGTCGTGCTGCCGGTGTGGAGAAACAGCGTTGCCGGCCCGTGGGCGATCCCCTCGGTGTGGAGGCTCTTGACGAGGCACAGCTCATCGACGATCCCCGCCATCTCCGGAAATAACTCCGACACCCACTGGCCGCTATGGCCATGGCGGGCGAACTTCCACAGCGGCTTCATCACCCGCTGCGGCGGGCTGGTGCCGGTCTTGGCGATGCTCCGCAGGTCGCCGAACGGCATCTGCTTGCCGTCGTCGGCGAACAGGCGCGGCTTGTGGTCGAAGCTGTCGACGTGGCTCACGCCGCCGGCCATGAACAGGAAGATCACGCGTTTGGCACGCGGCGGCAGATGGGGGCCGACGGCGGCGCCGGCGCTGCCGGCAAGTCCGGCCAGGGCGAGGCTGCCGAAGCCGCAAGCGGCCCGGGACAGCGCGATCCGGCGCGGAACGGGGAGGGCGGTCACGGTGGTCATTCCAAGTAGCGGAAGTCGATCGAGCCGAAGAGGGCCTGGACGAGGACCGCCAGGGCGTCGGGATCGGCCGGGGAATCGCGGAGGAACTCCAGGCACCGCGCCGCCTCTTCGGACCGCGGCGGGCGGCCGAGCAGCGCTCGGTACAGCCAGTCGACGCGCGCCCCGTCGGCCGGCGTGCCCTCGCCGTCGGGGACGACGGCCAGCACCCGGGCGGCGGTCGCCCGCGCCTGCTCGACGACGAACGGATCGTTGGCGAAGAACAGCGCCTGCGCGGCGACCGTGCTCGTGCCGCGCGTTCCGGCGGCGGCGTTGATGTCGGCGAAGTCGAAGACCTCGAACACGGTCGGCCGGCGGTTGCGGAACGCGGGGACGTAGACGCTCCTCCGCGTGTCGGTGAACGCGTAGCCGTATTCGATCGTCTGGGCGGAGGTGTCGTTGGCGTCGATCTCGCCGGCACCGCGGATCGAGAGACCGCCGACGGTGCGCTCGAGCGTGCCGGCGGCGGCGAGGATCGCGTCGCGGATCTGCTCGGCGTCGAGCCGGCGCCGGCGGGCCCGGGTGAACAGGGCGTTGTCGGGGTCGGCCGGATCGGGTGGGGCGACGGCGGCGGCGTAGGTCCGCGACAGCACGATCGCGCGCACCAGGGGCTTGAGGCGGTAGCCGTCGGCGACGAGGCGGGCGGCGAGGTGATCGAGTAATTCGGGATGCGAGGGGCTGTCGCCGGTGGCGCCGAAGGCGTCGACCGTGGCGACGATCCCCCGTCCGGTGAGCCAGTGCCAGACGCGGTTGGCGATCACGCGGGGAACGACGGGATGGGAGGGGTCACCGAGCCAGGCAGCCAGTTCGCGGCGACCGCTCGCCCCCGTCGGGATCGCCAGCGCGTCGCCGAACACCGCCGGCACGCCGCGCGGCACGGCGGCGCCGCGGTTCTTCTCGATCCCGCGCACGCGCACCGCGGTGTCGGCCGGGGCCTCGCGGTCGCGGACGGTCATCACCGTCGGCCGCGGGGGCAGCGCGGTCTCCAGGGCCTTGCGCCGCGCGTCGAGGTCGCGGACGCGGGCGGCGGCGCCGTCGTCGCCGGCCGGGACGGCCGCTTGCCCCTCGGGCACCAACTGGATTCCGTCGACGATCACGTGGCCGTCGGTGCCGGCGGTGCCGACGAGGAGGTGGCCGGCAGACCCCTTCTCGAAACGCCACGTGCCGACGCTCACGAACCGGCCGAGCAGGGGCGGCGGGCGGCGCTGGTCGACGGTGAGGTCCTCCTCGCCGTCGGCGTGGAGGAGGTGAAGCGGCACGTTGGTGGCGCGCGAGGCGCCGGCGTTGTAGGCGAGGCGGATCTCGTAGCGGCCGCTCGCCGGTGGGTCGATCGCGAACGTCGCCGACTTCTCCCCCTTGCCGGCGTTGTCGTCGTGGACGTAGCCCGTGCCGAGGTGGTCGGGGGAAAACGTCGAGTGGCGCCACGCACCGACGAACGTCGCCCGGGTGTCGTCGATCACCAGCCCGGCGAGCCGCGCCGGATCGAGGGGGCCGGGCGGAAACGGGCTCGACCCCGCGGCCTGCTTCTTGGCGCCGCGCAGGGCCTTGGTGACCTCGGCCAGTTCGGCGTCGATCGCGGCCCGCCGCGCGGCGACCGGCTCCGGTTCGGCCAGCGGGGCGGCGATCCAGCGGGCGACGTTGTCGGTCTCGTTGAGGAGCGTCTGCGTCGAGGCGAAGATCCCGGCCAGGGCGTGGTAATCGGCCTGCGTGATCGGCTCGAAGGCGTGGTCGTGGCAGCGCGCACAGCCGAACGACTGGCCGAGGAACACCTTGCCGATCGTGTCGAGCTGCTCGTCGACGATGTCCATCCGCAGTTGCTGCTTGTCCTGCTCCTCGTAGTTGGTCGGCCCGAGGGCGAGGAACCCGGTCGCCGCCAGCAGCGCCTCGCGCTCGTCGGCCGAGTCGGCCGGAAGCTGGTCGCCGGCGAGCTGGGCGGCGATGAACCGGTCGAACGGCAGGTCGGCGCCGAGGGCGCCGATCACCCAGTCGCGGTAGCGCCAGGCATCCTTGAACAGCAGCGTGCGCCCGCCGCCGCTGCTCTCGGCGAACCGCGCCAGGTCGAGCCAGTGGCGGCCGAAGCGCTCGGCGAACCCGGGATCGG
This region of Planctomycetota bacterium genomic DNA includes:
- a CDS encoding DUF1501 domain-containing protein — encoded protein: MTTVTALPVPRRIALSRAACGFGSLALAGLAGSAGAAVGPHLPPRAKRVIFLFMAGGVSHVDSFDHKPRLFADDGKQMPFGDLRSIAKTGTSPPQRVMKPLWKFARHGHSGQWVSELFPEMAGIVDELCLVKSLHTEGIAHGPATLFLHTGSTTAIRPSMGAWVHYGLGSENADLPGFVSLSPALANGGPRNYGHAFLPAIHQGTAVGRAGQPATEATVPNLAPARTGALAERGRLLASDLARAQLAGRHGDGELEAVIAAQELAARMQAAAPRVFDIADETAETLALYGIGAKETDNFGRQCLLARRLVESGVRFVQVNYTDNSNNPAWDQHSNMPKHLDHARAVDRPVAALVTDLKRRGLLDDTIVWWGGEFGRTPYAQDNGTGRDHNPAGFTVWLAGGGFRAGHAHGATDEFGHHAIADRVHMHDLHATLLAALGLDHERLTSRHAGRDFRLTDVAGRVVTGLFA
- a CDS encoding DUF1553 domain-containing protein gives rise to the protein MMRPGRSLRTIAWVAALAGQLTGVGGAESPAVPADEAAFFSSAVAPLLARRCLDCHSAAAEVNGGLQLDLRAGWQRGGDSGPTVVPGKPGESLLVRAVRWEIDAPKMPPGERLDPAEVAILEKWIAGGAFDPRDGDPLPHSGVNRPRGTAGMSLEEGRKLWCLQPLSAPAAPAVADAEWNGDPIDRLVRARAEAAGIEPAPRASPEVLLRRLHEDLVGLPPAPDELDAFLAASARDPQGAVVAVVDRLLADPGFAERFGRHWLDLARFAESSGGGRTLLFKDAWRYRDWVIGALGADLPFDRFIAAQLAGDQLPADSADEREALLAATGFLALGPTNYEEQDKQQLRMDIVDEQLDTIGKVFLGQSFGCARCHDHAFEPITQADYHALAGIFASTQTLLNETDNVARWIAAPLAEPEPVAARRAAIDAELAEVTKALRGAKKQAAGSSPFPPGPLDPARLAGLVIDDTRATFVGAWRHSTFSPDHLGTGYVHDDNAGKGEKSATFAIDPPASGRYEIRLAYNAGASRATNVPLHLLHADGEEDLTVDQRRPPPLLGRFVSVGTWRFEKGSAGHLLVGTAGTDGHVIVDGIQLVPEGQAAVPAGDDGAAARVRDLDARRKALETALPPRPTVMTVRDREAPADTAVRVRGIEKNRGAAVPRGVPAVFGDALAIPTGASGRRELAAWLGDPSHPVVPRVIANRVWHWLTGRGIVATVDAFGATGDSPSHPELLDHLAARLVADGYRLKPLVRAIVLSRTYAAAVAPPDPADPDNALFTRARRRRLDAEQIRDAILAAAGTLERTVGGLSIRGAGEIDANDTSAQTIEYGYAFTDTRRSVYVPAFRNRRPTVFEVFDFADINAAAGTRGTSTVAAQALFFANDPFVVEQARATAARVLAVVPDGEGTPADGARVDWLYRALLGRPPRSEEAARCLEFLRDSPADPDALAVLVQALFGSIDFRYLE